One part of the Brevundimonas subvibrioides ATCC 15264 genome encodes these proteins:
- a CDS encoding DUF4170 domain-containing protein, which produces MTDAPNTADPQLLHLVIGGELRHLDAPVFRDLSKVEFVGAFPNYAEAKAAWKARAQATVDNAHMRFFILHAHRMIDPRGEATGG; this is translated from the coding sequence ATGACCGACGCCCCCAACACCGCCGACCCCCAGTTGCTGCACCTCGTCATCGGCGGCGAACTCCGCCATCTGGATGCGCCCGTCTTCCGGGACCTGTCCAAGGTCGAGTTCGTGGGGGCCTTCCCCAACTATGCCGAGGCCAAGGCCGCCTGGAAGGCCCGCGCCCAGGCTACGGTCGACAACGCCCACATGCGCTTCTTCATCCTACACGCCCACCGGATGATCGATCCCCGCGGTGAGGCGACCGGCGGTT
- a CDS encoding 3'(2'),5'-bisphosphate nucleotidase CysQ has protein sequence MTDLGSDLHLIRAAALRAGALAEAERDRGLRIDHKVGGSPVTSADLAVDAMLKAELLAARPDYGWLSEETPDTPARLSKSRVFVVDPIDGTVAYMKNQPWWCVPIAIVEDGVPVAAVIHVPALNETFEATLEGGARLNGRPILASDVDTLDDAAVLADARLMEGAHWPEPWPPMRYEKRNALAYRMALVASGAFDAAIALTPKWDWDVCAGALIATEAGAKVSDHHGRPWRFNQPDPRQASLVCSAPALHPLILRRTGPIPLAN, from the coding sequence ATGACCGATCTGGGATCCGACCTTCACCTGATCCGCGCGGCCGCCCTTCGCGCCGGTGCGCTGGCCGAGGCCGAGCGCGACCGGGGGCTGCGGATCGATCACAAGGTCGGCGGTTCCCCGGTCACCAGCGCCGACCTCGCCGTCGACGCCATGCTGAAGGCCGAGCTTCTCGCCGCCCGTCCCGACTACGGCTGGCTGTCCGAGGAGACCCCCGACACGCCCGCGCGCCTGTCGAAATCCCGCGTCTTCGTCGTCGATCCAATCGACGGCACCGTCGCCTATATGAAGAACCAGCCCTGGTGGTGCGTGCCCATCGCCATCGTCGAGGACGGGGTGCCCGTCGCCGCCGTCATCCACGTGCCGGCGCTGAACGAGACCTTCGAGGCGACCCTGGAGGGCGGGGCCCGACTGAACGGCCGCCCGATCCTGGCGTCGGACGTCGACACCCTCGATGACGCTGCCGTCCTCGCCGACGCCCGCCTGATGGAGGGAGCGCACTGGCCCGAGCCCTGGCCGCCCATGCGATACGAGAAGCGCAACGCGCTGGCCTATCGCATGGCCCTGGTGGCATCGGGGGCCTTCGACGCCGCCATCGCCCTGACCCCGAAATGGGACTGGGACGTCTGCGCCGGGGCCCTGATCGCCACCGAGGCCGGCGCGAAGGTCAGTGATCACCACGGGCGGCCCTGGCGGTTCAACCAGCCGGATCCCCGTCAGGCCAGCCTGGTGTGCTCGGCCCCGGCGCTCCACCCGTTGATCCTGCGGCGCACAGGGCCTATCCCGCTGGCCAACTGA
- a CDS encoding TldD/PmbA family protein, whose protein sequence is MPDSLTSPDILHDLVAAALRAGADAAEAVTAERASLSVGVRNGALEDVEREESRDLGLRVFVGRRQASVSASDLSAATRTRLIERAVAMARLAPEDPYSALVPADRLARGPFPDLQLFDPSERSAAELEQVAAETESVALAVPGIARSEGGHASTASSRWRLVTSEGFDGAYGATGFSLGAGVIAEKDGAMERGGESRSTRWLSDLPDAASIGAEAGRRAIERLSPRKIASTTAPVIFDRRIAGQVLSPLLGAISGPSIARGNSFLKDRMGQAVLPRGVSLVEDPFRLRGLGSAPFDDEGSPVQARNLVDDGVLTTWLLNASAAAQLGLESTGHASRGLAGPPGVSTHNVHLTPGDLDRDGLMKQAGTGLIITSMFGPSLNANTGDWSAGVSGLWFENGEIAWPVSEITVAGNLIDLWARMVPGSDLEFRSSFNSPSLLIDAVAIAGK, encoded by the coding sequence ATGCCTGACAGTCTGACGTCTCCCGACATCCTGCACGACCTCGTGGCCGCCGCCCTGCGGGCCGGGGCCGATGCTGCCGAGGCCGTCACGGCCGAGCGCGCCTCGCTCTCGGTGGGCGTCCGCAACGGCGCGCTGGAAGATGTTGAACGCGAGGAAAGCCGCGATCTGGGCCTGCGCGTCTTCGTCGGGCGTCGACAGGCGTCCGTTTCGGCCTCGGACCTGTCCGCCGCCACGCGTACCCGCCTGATCGAGCGCGCCGTCGCCATGGCCCGCCTCGCCCCCGAAGACCCGTATTCCGCCCTCGTCCCCGCCGACCGGCTGGCGCGGGGCCCCTTCCCCGACCTTCAACTGTTCGATCCGTCCGAGCGGTCCGCCGCCGAACTGGAACAGGTCGCGGCCGAGACCGAGTCGGTGGCCCTCGCCGTCCCCGGCATCGCCCGCTCGGAAGGCGGCCATGCCTCGACCGCCTCCAGCCGCTGGCGTCTGGTTACGTCCGAAGGCTTCGACGGGGCCTATGGCGCGACGGGCTTCTCTCTGGGGGCCGGCGTCATCGCCGAGAAGGACGGCGCCATGGAGCGCGGCGGCGAGAGCCGCTCGACCCGCTGGCTGTCGGACCTGCCGGACGCCGCCAGTATCGGTGCCGAAGCCGGTCGCCGCGCCATCGAACGCCTGTCGCCTCGAAAGATCGCCTCCACGACCGCCCCCGTCATTTTCGATCGCCGCATCGCCGGGCAGGTCCTGTCGCCGCTTCTGGGGGCCATCTCCGGCCCGTCGATCGCGCGCGGCAACTCCTTCCTGAAGGACCGGATGGGACAGGCCGTCCTGCCGCGCGGCGTCAGCCTGGTCGAGGATCCCTTCCGTCTGCGCGGCCTCGGCTCCGCGCCGTTCGACGACGAGGGCTCGCCGGTGCAGGCGCGCAATCTGGTCGATGACGGCGTGCTGACCACCTGGCTGCTGAACGCCTCGGCCGCCGCCCAGCTCGGCCTCGAAAGCACCGGCCATGCCTCGCGCGGGCTGGCGGGTCCGCCCGGGGTCTCGACCCACAACGTCCACCTGACGCCCGGCGACCTCGACCGCGACGGGCTGATGAAGCAGGCCGGCACCGGCCTCATCATCACCTCCATGTTCGGCCCCTCGCTGAACGCCAACACCGGCGACTGGTCCGCGGGGGTCTCGGGCCTGTGGTTCGAGAACGGCGAGATCGCCTGGCCGGTCAGCGAGATCACCGTGGCCGGCAATCTGATCGACCTCTGGGCCCGCATGGTCCCCGGGTCGGACCTGGAGTTCCGGTCCAGCTTCAACAGCCCGTCCCTCCTCATCGACGCCGTCGCCATCGCGGGCAAATGA
- a CDS encoding MAPEG family protein — MAILTDMTPAQATALWSGLMILLMVVLSVRVVLARRGNRVVLGDGGNAQVTLSSRVFGNAAEYIPVGIAALVALTLLGLPAYAIHAVGGTLLLGRLLHAVGLSDRKPTAGRVGGMMLTYLALFVAAGMLVIHAFVGSPHG; from the coding sequence ATGGCCATCCTGACCGACATGACCCCCGCCCAGGCGACCGCGCTCTGGAGCGGTCTGATGATCCTGCTGATGGTCGTCCTGTCGGTCCGAGTCGTACTGGCGCGACGGGGAAACAGGGTTGTCCTCGGAGACGGCGGCAATGCCCAGGTCACGCTGTCCAGCCGGGTCTTCGGAAACGCCGCCGAGTACATCCCGGTGGGCATCGCCGCCCTGGTCGCCCTGACCCTCCTCGGTCTTCCAGCCTATGCGATCCATGCCGTCGGCGGAACGCTGCTGCTGGGGCGGCTGCTGCACGCTGTCGGGCTCAGCGACCGCAAGCCGACTGCCGGGCGCGTGGGCGGCATGATGCTGACCTATCTGGCCCTGTTCGTGGCCGCGGGCATGCTGGTCATCCATGCCTTCGTCGGCAGTCCCCACGGCTAG
- a CDS encoding M14 family metallopeptidase: MRTALLFAALAALSSSPAMSQSLANTAAWDQPFLPPALEWSGASRALLADPSNPWTTEFERDPAHDFSPDYAATRAWFDRLDAASDLIRIEQFGTSPEGRPIYAVIASRDGATLDPAKPVLLAQAGIHPGEIDGKDAGMMLLRDIAFGAKGDLLDRANLVLIPILSVDGHERASPYSRPNQRGPRIQGWRNTGTNQNLNRDFLKLDQPEMRALRTFINALKPDLYLDIHVTDGMDYQYDVTYGFNGEFNAYSRSPASSAWLDDVFKPALDAALEDQGHIPGPLVFGIDDQNPRAGLNDGGLGERFSNGWGAAAHVPTVLIENHSLKPYDQRVLGTYVFMEASLRLLAEQAGPLRAAIAADQALRPAEIPANFEADPVPHQTRAFKAVLYETYDSPASGRQEIRWLGRPDPEVWQLPYYGSRPSLSLRRPTAYWIPAYRTDLIERLRLHGLAMETLDAPRTVAVEMLRLNDPTLASRANEGHVQMAVTDVTPMRRDWTWAPGSVRVPTDQPLGDIAVLLLEPQSNESFFAWGLFPEILSRVEYIEGYAIAPLAEAMMAADPALKAAFEAKVASDPAFAANGDARLAWFYERTPFYDERYRLYPVARED; the protein is encoded by the coding sequence ATGCGCACCGCCCTCCTGTTCGCGGCCCTGGCCGCCCTGTCCTCGAGTCCCGCCATGTCCCAGTCGCTTGCCAACACCGCCGCCTGGGACCAGCCCTTCCTGCCCCCCGCCCTCGAATGGAGCGGGGCCAGCCGCGCCCTTCTGGCCGACCCGTCGAACCCGTGGACTACCGAATTCGAGCGCGACCCGGCCCATGATTTCAGCCCCGACTACGCCGCAACCCGCGCCTGGTTCGACCGGCTGGATGCGGCCTCGGACCTGATCCGGATCGAACAGTTCGGCACCTCGCCCGAGGGCCGGCCGATCTATGCCGTCATCGCGTCCAGGGACGGCGCGACCCTCGACCCGGCCAAGCCCGTCCTGCTGGCCCAGGCCGGCATCCATCCGGGCGAGATCGACGGCAAGGACGCGGGCATGATGCTGCTGCGCGACATCGCCTTCGGCGCGAAGGGCGACCTGCTGGACCGCGCCAACCTGGTGCTCATTCCCATCCTGTCGGTCGACGGCCATGAGCGGGCCAGCCCCTACAGCCGCCCGAACCAGCGCGGCCCCCGCATCCAGGGCTGGCGCAACACCGGCACCAACCAGAACCTGAACCGCGACTTCCTGAAGCTGGACCAGCCCGAGATGCGGGCCCTGCGGACCTTCATCAACGCGCTGAAGCCCGACCTCTATCTCGATATCCACGTCACCGACGGCATGGATTACCAGTACGACGTCACCTACGGCTTCAACGGCGAGTTCAACGCCTACAGCCGGTCGCCCGCCTCGTCCGCCTGGCTGGACGACGTGTTCAAGCCCGCCCTCGACGCGGCCCTGGAAGACCAGGGCCACATTCCCGGCCCGCTGGTCTTCGGCATCGACGACCAGAACCCCCGCGCCGGTCTGAACGACGGCGGCCTGGGCGAGCGGTTCTCCAACGGCTGGGGCGCGGCCGCCCACGTCCCGACGGTCCTGATCGAGAACCACAGCCTGAAGCCCTACGACCAGCGTGTGCTGGGCACCTATGTCTTCATGGAGGCCTCCCTGCGCCTCCTCGCCGAACAGGCCGGCCCCCTGCGCGCCGCCATCGCCGCCGATCAGGCCCTGCGCCCGGCCGAGATCCCCGCCAATTTCGAGGCCGACCCGGTCCCGCATCAGACCCGCGCCTTCAAGGCCGTGCTCTATGAAACCTACGACAGCCCGGCCTCGGGTCGACAGGAGATCCGCTGGCTGGGTCGCCCGGATCCCGAAGTGTGGCAGCTCCCCTACTACGGCTCGCGTCCGTCGCTCAGCCTGCGCCGTCCGACCGCCTACTGGATCCCGGCCTATCGCACCGACCTGATCGAGCGCCTGCGCCTGCACGGGTTGGCCATGGAAACGCTGGATGCGCCCCGCACCGTCGCGGTCGAGATGCTGCGCCTGAACGATCCGACCCTCGCCTCCCGGGCCAATGAAGGCCACGTCCAGATGGCCGTCACCGACGTCACGCCCATGCGCCGAGACTGGACCTGGGCCCCCGGATCGGTGCGCGTGCCGACCGACCAGCCGCTGGGGGACATCGCCGTCCTGCTGCTGGAGCCGCAGTCCAACGAGAGCTTCTTCGCCTGGGGCCTGTTTCCCGAGATCCTCAGCCGCGTCGAATACATCGAGGGCTATGCCATCGCACCGCTCGCCGAGGCGATGATGGCCGCCGATCCGGCGCTCAAGGCCGCGTTCGAGGCGAAGGTCGCCTCCGACCCGGCGTTCGCGGCGAACGGCGACGCCAGATTGGCGTGGTTCTACGAGCGAACCCCGTTCTATGATGAGCGGTACCGGCTCTACCCGGTCGCACGCGAGGACTGA
- a CDS encoding UbiD family decarboxylase, which produces MAYKSLRDFMAQLEASGELVRVTEPVSTVLEMTEIQTRLLRNGGPAVLFEKPVMPDGSISPIPALANLFGTVKRVAMGVTLDKRSRTTAAELREVGELLAFLKNPTPPRGLSDAMDMLPLAQSVLAMRPKVVKSAPVQEVVLKGDQIDLGKLPIQTCWPGEPAPLITWGLVVTKGPSDDREDDFNLGIYRMQVLGKDRAIMRWLAHRGGAQHYARHKKKKTGPLPCAVVLGADPGTILAAVTPVPDTLSEYQFAGLMRGAKAELVACKTVPLMVPAQAEIVLEGHVLLDEHAPEGPYGDHTGYYNSVETFPVFQVSAITMRRDPVYLTTFTGRPPDEPSVLGEALNEVFIPLLRAQFPEITDFWLPPEGCSYRIAVVSMKKAYPGHAKRVMLGVWSYLRQFMYTKWVIVVDDDIDARDWKQVMWAMATKMDPARDITLIENTPIDYLDFASPESGLGSKIGLDATDKWPPETHREWGEEIRMDRDVIDRVSSMWDRLGLPGDGTPIWK; this is translated from the coding sequence ATGGCCTACAAATCCCTGCGCGACTTCATGGCCCAGCTGGAGGCCTCGGGCGAGCTGGTCCGCGTGACCGAGCCCGTCTCCACCGTGCTGGAGATGACCGAGATCCAGACCCGCCTCCTGCGGAACGGCGGCCCGGCGGTCCTGTTCGAGAAGCCGGTCATGCCCGACGGCTCGATCAGCCCGATCCCGGCGCTGGCCAATCTGTTCGGCACGGTGAAGCGCGTCGCCATGGGCGTGACGCTGGACAAAAGGTCCCGCACCACCGCCGCCGAGCTGCGCGAGGTCGGCGAACTGCTGGCCTTCCTCAAGAACCCGACCCCGCCGCGCGGCCTGTCCGACGCCATGGACATGCTGCCCCTCGCCCAGTCCGTCCTCGCCATGCGGCCCAAGGTGGTCAAGTCCGCCCCCGTGCAGGAGGTCGTCCTCAAGGGCGACCAGATCGACCTCGGCAAGCTTCCCATCCAGACCTGCTGGCCCGGCGAGCCCGCCCCGCTGATCACCTGGGGTCTGGTGGTCACCAAGGGCCCGTCGGACGACCGGGAGGACGACTTCAACCTCGGGATCTACCGCATGCAGGTGCTGGGCAAGGACAGGGCCATCATGCGCTGGCTGGCCCACCGCGGCGGGGCCCAGCACTATGCCCGCCACAAGAAGAAGAAGACCGGCCCCCTGCCCTGCGCCGTCGTCCTGGGGGCCGATCCCGGCACCATCCTGGCCGCGGTGACGCCGGTGCCCGACACCCTCAGCGAATACCAATTCGCCGGCCTGATGCGCGGGGCCAAGGCCGAGCTGGTCGCCTGCAAGACCGTGCCCCTGATGGTCCCGGCGCAGGCCGAGATCGTGCTGGAGGGCCACGTCCTGCTGGACGAGCACGCGCCGGAGGGTCCCTACGGCGACCACACCGGCTACTACAACTCGGTCGAGACCTTCCCGGTCTTCCAGGTCAGCGCCATCACCATGCGCCGGGACCCGGTCTATCTGACCACCTTCACGGGCCGCCCGCCGGACGAGCCCAGCGTGCTGGGCGAGGCCCTGAACGAGGTCTTCATCCCTCTGCTGCGGGCCCAGTTCCCGGAGATCACGGACTTCTGGCTACCGCCCGAGGGCTGCTCCTACCGCATCGCCGTGGTGTCGATGAAGAAGGCCTATCCCGGCCACGCCAAGCGGGTGATGCTGGGCGTCTGGAGCTATCTGCGCCAGTTCATGTACACCAAATGGGTCATCGTCGTGGACGACGACATCGACGCGCGCGACTGGAAACAGGTCATGTGGGCCATGGCCACCAAGATGGACCCGGCCCGCGACATCACCCTGATCGAGAACACCCCGATCGACTATCTGGACTTCGCCTCGCCCGAGAGCGGCCTCGGCTCCAAGATCGGCCTCGATGCCACCGACAAATGGCCGCCGGAGACCCATCGCGAATGGGGCGAGGAGATCCGCATGGACCGCGACGTCATCGATCGCGTCTCGTCCATGTGGGATCGCCTCGGATTGCCGGGCGACGGGACGCCGATCTGGAAGTAG
- the parE gene encoding DNA topoisomerase IV subunit B: protein MPANAPSLFDDIPEAPKPAAPPPAPEPSLKPQAASAPVAPAAVTPPPAPGSYSASSIEVLEGLEPVRKRPGMYIGGTDERALHHLFAEVLDNAMDEAVARHAKLITVDLDAEGFLSVRDDGRGIPVDPHPKHPGKSALEVVMTVLHSGGKFSGKAYETSGGLHGVGVSVVNALSDRLDVTVWRDGFEWKQSFSRGLPLGSIEQVQPSKKKGTLIRFHPDAEIFGVGAAFKPARLFRMARSKAYLFRGVEIKWTCAPDRITDATPETATFHFPNGLADALAERIGELETVTPTFSGRVERKGEAGAVEWAVAWSPIGFGEADGFVQSYCNTVATPDGGTHEAGFRAALVRGLKAYGELTHEKRAVQITAEDVIANAGAMISVFIRNPEFQGQTKDRLSSSEGQRLVEALLRDPLDHWLTENPKQANVLLGFIIERAEDRLRRRKDKEVQRAQATRKLRLPGKLSDCSRQSANGTELFIVEGDSAGGSAKQARDRTTQAILPLRGKILNVANATADKLRANIELSDLTLALGVTTGPRFHIDQLRYERIVIMTDADVDGAHIAALLITFFYRSMPEVIRQGRLFMALPPLYRLSAGPLSEYARDEAHRDELMATVFKGKKVELGRFKGLGEMMASQLKETTMDPKKRTLARVTLPESENDIEDLVERLMGKKADARFRFIQDNAQFAVADLDV from the coding sequence ATGCCCGCCAACGCGCCGTCCCTGTTCGATGACATCCCCGAGGCCCCCAAGCCTGCGGCTCCCCCGCCCGCGCCTGAACCCTCGCTGAAGCCACAAGCGGCGAGCGCGCCCGTCGCGCCGGCGGCCGTCACGCCTCCGCCCGCGCCCGGCTCCTATTCCGCCTCGTCCATCGAGGTGCTCGAGGGCCTCGAGCCCGTCCGCAAACGCCCCGGCATGTACATCGGCGGCACCGACGAGCGGGCCCTGCACCACCTGTTCGCCGAGGTGCTCGACAACGCGATGGACGAGGCCGTGGCCCGCCATGCCAAGCTGATCACCGTCGATCTGGACGCCGAGGGTTTCCTCTCGGTGCGGGACGACGGGCGCGGCATTCCCGTCGACCCCCACCCCAAACACCCGGGCAAGTCGGCGCTGGAGGTGGTCATGACCGTCCTCCATTCCGGCGGGAAGTTCTCCGGCAAGGCCTATGAGACCTCCGGCGGCCTGCACGGCGTCGGGGTCTCGGTCGTCAACGCCCTGTCAGACCGGCTGGACGTCACCGTCTGGCGCGACGGCTTCGAGTGGAAACAGTCGTTCAGCCGGGGCCTGCCGCTGGGCTCCATCGAACAGGTCCAGCCCTCGAAGAAGAAGGGCACCCTGATCCGCTTCCATCCGGACGCCGAGATCTTCGGCGTCGGCGCGGCCTTCAAGCCGGCGCGCCTGTTCCGCATGGCCCGGTCCAAGGCCTATCTGTTCCGCGGCGTCGAGATCAAATGGACCTGTGCGCCCGACCGCATCACCGATGCGACGCCGGAGACCGCGACCTTCCACTTCCCGAACGGGCTTGCGGATGCCCTGGCCGAACGGATCGGCGAACTGGAGACGGTCACCCCGACCTTCTCGGGCCGCGTTGAACGCAAGGGCGAGGCCGGGGCCGTGGAATGGGCCGTGGCCTGGTCCCCGATCGGCTTCGGCGAGGCTGACGGCTTCGTCCAGTCCTACTGCAACACCGTCGCGACCCCCGACGGGGGCACGCACGAGGCGGGCTTCCGCGCCGCCCTCGTGCGCGGCCTCAAGGCCTATGGCGAACTGACCCACGAGAAGCGCGCGGTCCAGATTACGGCCGAGGACGTCATCGCCAACGCCGGGGCCATGATCTCGGTCTTCATTCGCAACCCCGAGTTCCAGGGCCAGACCAAGGATCGGCTGTCTTCCAGCGAAGGCCAGCGCCTGGTCGAGGCCCTGCTGCGCGATCCGCTGGACCACTGGCTGACCGAGAACCCCAAACAGGCCAACGTCCTGCTGGGCTTCATCATCGAGCGTGCCGAGGACCGCCTGCGCCGCAGGAAGGACAAGGAGGTCCAGCGCGCCCAGGCCACCCGCAAGCTGCGCCTGCCCGGCAAGCTGTCGGACTGCTCGCGCCAGTCGGCCAACGGCACCGAACTGTTCATCGTCGAGGGCGATTCGGCCGGCGGCTCGGCCAAACAGGCGCGCGACCGCACCACCCAGGCCATCCTGCCCCTGCGCGGCAAGATCCTGAACGTGGCCAATGCCACGGCGGACAAGCTGCGCGCCAATATCGAGCTCAGCGACCTGACCCTGGCGCTCGGCGTCACGACCGGCCCGCGCTTCCATATCGACCAGCTGCGCTACGAGCGGATCGTGATCATGACGGACGCCGACGTCGACGGCGCCCACATCGCCGCCCTGCTGATCACCTTCTTCTACCGCTCCATGCCCGAGGTGATCCGTCAGGGTCGCCTGTTCATGGCCCTGCCGCCGCTCTATCGCCTGTCCGCCGGTCCCCTGTCGGAATATGCCCGCGACGAGGCCCACCGTGACGAGCTGATGGCCACGGTGTTCAAGGGCAAGAAGGTCGAGCTGGGCCGGTTCAAGGGTCTCGGCGAGATGATGGCCTCCCAGCTCAAGGAGACCACCATGGATCCGAAGAAGCGGACCCTGGCCCGCGTCACCCTGCCCGAGAGCGAGAACGACATCGAGGATCTGGTCGAGCGGCTGATGGGCAAGAAGGCCGACGCCCGCTTCCGCTTCATCCAGGACAACGCCCAGTTCGCGGTCGCCGATCTGGACGTCTAG
- a CDS encoding O-antigen ligase family protein, with product MRPALESPPAEDPAPPLWERAAAMFVVIMLTGAFVGPVFAPTQAETPILRLIWLPVYAIIIALVALRADRVARAWPALLMVLALVLHAYASKYWSIDAETTARRVLAMGMASVFAVYLGVVFRGVHLPRLLMGMGLILGVGSLVFVFAFPAIGVHHGDNDGLWRGLWYEKNQMGGIMVAGAAASAACLASEQTRHRWLPFIALLVTTLLVLATQSKTSLLCLLLAVGLIAGLWAMRRGGAAFSVVAIWVGVVLIATGTYVFITEPAVVLKALGKDPSLTGRTDIWVSLMHKVSVHPWTGYGYQAFWGRESVPAMFVRAETGWPVPSAHNGWIDLLVQLGWPGAVAVGIVVAVGFFGSVSRVATDGPKEGWWALGYFLAFLLLSLSESVLLSHANLPWVLMLAIVARATAFAPDTSRVPLAPAARGAYQQRPRIAAHSAHARQRAVPVR from the coding sequence GTGCGCCCCGCCCTCGAGTCACCCCCGGCCGAAGACCCCGCGCCGCCCCTGTGGGAGCGGGCGGCGGCGATGTTCGTGGTCATCATGCTCACGGGTGCCTTCGTCGGCCCGGTCTTCGCTCCGACCCAGGCCGAGACCCCGATCCTGCGGCTGATCTGGCTGCCGGTCTATGCGATCATCATCGCCCTGGTGGCCCTGCGCGCCGACAGGGTCGCTCGTGCCTGGCCCGCCCTGCTGATGGTGCTGGCCCTCGTGCTCCACGCCTATGCCTCGAAATACTGGTCGATCGACGCGGAGACGACGGCGCGCCGCGTGCTGGCCATGGGCATGGCCTCGGTCTTCGCCGTCTATCTGGGCGTCGTGTTCCGGGGCGTGCACCTGCCGCGCCTGCTGATGGGCATGGGCCTGATCCTGGGCGTCGGCAGTCTGGTCTTCGTCTTCGCCTTCCCCGCCATCGGCGTCCACCACGGTGACAACGACGGCCTGTGGCGCGGCCTGTGGTACGAGAAGAACCAGATGGGCGGCATCATGGTTGCGGGTGCCGCCGCCAGCGCCGCCTGTCTGGCCTCCGAACAGACCCGACATCGGTGGCTGCCCTTCATCGCCCTGCTGGTCACCACCCTGCTGGTCCTGGCGACCCAGTCCAAGACCTCCCTGCTGTGCCTGTTGCTGGCGGTGGGCCTCATCGCGGGCCTGTGGGCCATGCGGCGCGGCGGGGCGGCCTTCTCGGTCGTGGCCATCTGGGTCGGCGTGGTCCTGATCGCCACCGGCACCTATGTCTTCATCACCGAACCCGCTGTCGTCCTGAAGGCGCTGGGCAAGGACCCCTCCCTGACCGGCCGCACCGACATCTGGGTCAGCCTGATGCACAAGGTCTCGGTCCATCCCTGGACCGGCTATGGCTACCAGGCTTTCTGGGGCCGCGAGTCCGTGCCCGCCATGTTCGTGCGCGCCGAAACCGGCTGGCCGGTCCCGTCCGCCCACAACGGCTGGATCGACCTGCTGGTCCAGCTGGGCTGGCCGGGCGCGGTCGCCGTCGGGATCGTCGTCGCCGTCGGCTTCTTCGGCTCGGTCTCCCGCGTCGCGACCGACGGTCCGAAAGAGGGCTGGTGGGCGCTGGGATACTTCCTCGCCTTCCTGCTGCTCAGCCTGTCCGAGAGCGTCCTGCTCAGCCACGCCAACCTGCCCTGGGTGCTGATGCTGGCCATCGTCGCCCGGGCGACGGCCTTCGCCCCCGACACGTCGCGCGTTCCGCTTGCTCCGGCCGCGCGCGGGGCCTACCAGCAGCGACCCCGAATCGCCGCACACTCAGCCCATGCCCGCCAACGCGCCGTCCCTGTTCGATGA
- a CDS encoding XRE family transcriptional regulator codes for MGSVHGFPGIDPADAAIGARLKRWREARGMDVDTVAAALKITPEEERRAEAGRAHLTSLQLAAATHRLRLPMWALVSDSRAY; via the coding sequence ATGGGTTCCGTTCACGGTTTTCCCGGCATCGATCCCGCCGATGCGGCCATCGGGGCGCGGCTTAAACGCTGGCGAGAGGCGCGCGGCATGGACGTCGACACGGTCGCCGCCGCCCTCAAGATCACCCCCGAGGAAGAACGTCGGGCCGAAGCCGGTCGCGCGCACCTGACGTCCTTGCAGCTGGCCGCGGCCACGCACCGTCTGCGCCTGCCCATGTGGGCCCTGGTCTCGGACAGCCGCGCCTACTGA
- a CDS encoding aldo/keto reductase, producing the protein MTNPQLSLTVDGLTIPQLGFGTWQLEPADARRMVAEALRIGYRHIDTAWIYKNEAAVGDGIRDSGVAREDIWLTTKIWTAHFERDALLRQAEESARNLGFTPDLLLLHWPKAKPTFAETIGALNEAKDQGLTRAIGLSNFPSGQFREAQRLSPARLVTNQVEYHPYLSLKTLRDTAAELGSSITAWSPLAQGKISDDEVIGQIASAHGKTAGQVTLRWLVQQGVIAIPRTTKAERAAENFDIWDFQLSDNDMARIHALNRADGRLGDWLDKDFQWDKV; encoded by the coding sequence ATGACCAACCCCCAGCTGTCCCTGACCGTCGATGGCCTGACCATCCCGCAACTCGGCTTCGGCACCTGGCAGCTGGAACCCGCGGACGCCCGCCGCATGGTCGCCGAGGCCCTGCGCATCGGCTATCGCCACATCGACACGGCCTGGATCTACAAGAACGAGGCCGCGGTCGGCGACGGCATTCGCGATTCGGGCGTGGCCCGAGAGGACATCTGGCTGACGACCAAGATCTGGACCGCCCATTTCGAGCGGGACGCCCTGCTGCGCCAGGCCGAGGAATCGGCGCGTAACCTCGGCTTCACGCCCGACCTGCTGCTGCTGCACTGGCCCAAGGCGAAGCCGACCTTCGCCGAGACGATCGGGGCGCTGAACGAGGCCAAGGATCAGGGCCTCACCCGCGCCATCGGCCTGTCCAACTTCCCCTCCGGCCAGTTCCGCGAGGCCCAGCGCCTGTCGCCCGCCCGCCTCGTCACCAACCAGGTCGAATACCACCCCTACCTGTCGCTCAAGACCCTGCGCGACACCGCGGCCGAGCTGGGCTCGTCGATCACGGCCTGGTCACCCCTGGCCCAGGGCAAGATCTCGGATGACGAGGTCATCGGCCAGATTGCCAGCGCCCACGGCAAGACCGCCGGCCAGGTCACCCTGCGCTGGCTGGTGCAACAGGGCGTCATCGCCATCCCCCGCACCACCAAGGCCGAGCGCGCCGCCGAGAACTTCGACATCTGGGACTTCCAGCTGTCCGACAACGATATGGCCCGCATCCATGCGCTGAACCGCGCCGACGGGCGGCTGGGCGACTGGCTCGACAAGGATTTCCAGTGGGATAAGGTCTGA